Proteins encoded by one window of Nicotiana tabacum cultivar K326 chromosome 10, ASM71507v2, whole genome shotgun sequence:
- the LOC107813099 gene encoding uncharacterized protein LOC107813099 produces the protein MFKLQKQNNKQTKSGERVDFRFSNFQALQVPKGWDRLYLSIICVETGKTVAKLGKTLVKNGSCQWPETLLESVWILQDDSSLELEESLYKFVVSMGSARSGILGEGTINLASYVGSRLSSPVLLPLKKCNQGTTLQLKIHCLTPKSKFRDESKSSGSNMKEQDLDHDITSKSNESDNLSAGSDGLQFTQDIGSNSGPSKFEIKERSFSVSGSNNSFISAESFTRKVKFPSTYHLKSEGSNHTGKQVRANPDIDNHFVSDQSSYNTKATGSMENLQNNRKDFTASSLTNSSSSRNILEAAEDTIEELRIEAKMWERNARKLMLDLDILREEFSAQSKKQADLVMDLSAAYSDQGSLKKEIENLKLMLEESTAKHTATAEDSVFQSKSQNHIQEELENEIRHQQELNASLALQLKGSQESNIELLSLLQELEETIEQQKVEIEKFSSLHLRLTDMKNSATADSQGKANFSVQFQEQEESEETLRSSVQSLTKALQDKNHELESERIMSRDIEALREKVQELERDCAELTQENLDLLIKFKESNNEIPRGTTESFETEKSGITSHIHYDKENLDSTLTPVEKVGENENSEHFSKLVKQLEVAFHLLKRPWYELSSRVSDQCQSHLDNLANLSENSESSPKVLASYILTNMFELNHLLETRIVEYEELLKQHEEEIQERNNSVAEAKRKLEDYTLEFQAHESSKAELQVQYSSLLKELDQKISELDKLQADLQTKEEETNRLSEHQRELEAKVTDLQKEKDAQVSENKLLEGKLTQLESENDILKEKNENMEAHRLMTVERESRQSELEESRTNVMNLQEEIGKLESEMKTNIADLKEELEDMQILWSQAREECGHLTNENEKLQESLQNLLEEYKTVQHSNSEMERENLELHERHLHLEAQLHESQKRSSNSLIKVKALEENLNSMWKDFSLEEERLNAELNELIQENKKEIEKLVQQESLSNQRYSEKSTEVKSLKKEVEQLTKQISEMDEERRLASDAVNEVSSLRANNAMLVSALEDVQSKFTLTEKELSNVRIESELKIQDSRRSFEKLTVDHEKILKLLPNYRANEEKLKTAINDLELQLTLSRYEHQKLHEESANLKCQLQKTKELQEDVDYLKSELKECRSEKEKLEASQNIISVDYEKMKAEKASSAGKISDFQKILAELENSNKNRICLEQKLEQMESDLTEKEKFCAQVAGLKNELSETKRENDQYQQKIHKMKEEKDNFLRKVQALEAEVKMMEEEKKLYAKKFEQNNTPKSTNKYTNFNRVHQKLNQSQELLVDRLHSDRKYSESEGENGSADGIAYSAEVDFLARIQLLENKLAEALEANKKYKIQLQRLKTEERKGHSPSSRKPDGDSEMVKRFERTKTSLETELKDIRERYFQMSLKYAEVEAQREDLVMKLKAAKSGKRWFS, from the exons atgttCAAGTTGCAGAAGCAGAATAACAAGCAGACTAAATCAGGAGAAAGGGTTGATTTCAGATTCTCCAATTTCCAAGCACTTCAG GTACCAAAAGGATGGGACAGGCTTTATCTGTCTATAATCTGTGTAGAGACTGGAAAAACAGTAGCAAAGTTGGGCAAAACACTTGTGAAAAATGGAAGTTGTCAATGGCCAGAGACGCTTTTGGAATCGGTTTGGATTTTACAAGATGATTCCTCTCTGGAGCTTGAAGAATCTCTCTACAAGTTTGTTGTTTCAATG GGCTCTGCTAGATCTGGCATACTTGGAGAGGGAACCATTAATTTGGCATCATATGTTGGTTCAAGATTGTCTTCTCCTGTTTTGCTTCCTTTAAAGAAATGTAATCAGGGCACAACACTACAG TTGAAAATTCACTGCCTAACACCAAAGAGTAAATTCAGAGATGAATCAAAATCCTCAGGTTCCAATATGAAAGAGCAGGATCTTGATCATGATATTACCAGTAAATCGAATGAGTCTGATAACTTATCTGCTGGGAGTGATGGACTTCAGTTTACTCAAGATATAGGCTCTAACTCGGGTCCAAGCAAATTCGAGATCAAG GAGAGAAGTTTCTCGGTATCTGGATCGAATAACAGCTTTATCTCAGCTGAGAGCTTTACCCGAAAAGTAAAATTTCCCTCTACATATCACTTAAAGAGTGAAGGATCCAATCACACAGGCAAACAAGTTAGAGCAAATCCTGATATCGACAATCATTTTGTTTCAGACCAATCATCCTATAATACAAAAGCCACAGGTTCAATGGAGAATCTGCAGAATAACAGAAAAGATTTCACAGCGTCTTCTCTAACGAATTCCAGCTCTTCGAGGAACATTCTAGAAGCTGCAGAAGATACAATTGAAGAACTCCGGATAGAAGCAAAGATGTGGGAGAGAAATGCACGGAAACTAATGCTCGATTTGGAcatactgagagaggaattcTCTGCTCAGTCGAAAAAGCAAGCCGACTTGGTTATGGATCTCTCAGCTGCCTATTCTGATCAAGGTAGCTTGAAAAAAGAGATTGAGAATCTGAAACTAATGTTGGAGGAGTCGACAGCAAAACACACTGCAACGGCGGAGGATTCAGtatttcaatcaaaaagtcaGAATCATATCCAAGAGGaacttgaaaatgaaataagacATCAGCAAGAGTTGAATGCCAGTTTAGCCTTACAACTGAAAGGAAGTCAAGAGTCAAATATCGAGCTGCTCTCGCTTCTTCAGGAGCTAGAAGAAACTATAGAACAGCAGAAAGTGGAGATAGAGAAATTTTCATCTCTGCATCTGAGGTTAACTGACATGAAAAATTCCGCCACAGCAGATTCGCAAGGTAAAGCCAATTTCTCGGTCCAGTTCCAAGAACAGGAAGAATCGGAAGAGACATTGCGAAGCAGCGTCCAATCCCTCACAAAAGCATTACAAGACAAAAATCATGAGCTCGAGAGTGAACGAATAATGAGTAGAGACATTGAAGCATTACGAGAGAAAGTGCAGGAACTAGAGAGGGATTGTGCTGAGCTTACTCAGGAAAACCTGGACCTGTTAATCAAGTTTAAGGAGTCCAATAATGAAATCCCGAGGGGAACAACTGAATCATTTGAAACTGAGAAGAGTGGTATCACGTCCCATATTCACTATGACAAAGAAAATCTTGATAGCACACTGACACCCGTGGAAAAAGTTGGTGAAAATGAAAACTCAGAACACTTCAGTAAATTAGTGAAGCAGCTTGAAGTAGCTTTTCACCTTCTAAAAAGACCGTGGTATGAACTTTCTTCCCGTGTAAGTGATCAGTGCCAAAGTCATCTGGATAACTTGGCAAATTTGAGCGAGAACAGTGAAAGCTCTCCCAAGGTATTGGCGAGCTATATCCTTACAAATATGTTTGAGCTGAACCATCTCTTAGAAACTAGAATTGTCGAGTACGAGGAACTTCTTAAACAGCATGAAGAGGAGATCCAGGAGAGAAATAATTCTGTTGCAGAAGCTAAAAGAAAGCTGGAAGATTACACTCTTGAGTTTCAAGCTCATGAAAGCTCAAAGGCAGAACTACAAGTTCAATATTCAAGCCTACTAAAGGAGTTGGATCAGAAAATATCCGAGTTAGATAAGTTACAAGCTGACTTACAGACAAAGGAAGAGGAGACGAACCGTCTTTCGGAGCATCAAAGAGAACTAGAAGCTAAAGTTACTGATCTTCAAAAGGAGAAGGATGCGCAAGTTTCGGAGAACAAGCTTCTGGAAGGGAAATTAACACAGCTCGAAAGTGAAAACGATATATTGAaagagaagaatgaaaatatgGAAGCACATAGGCTCATGACAGTCGAGAGAGAATCGCGTCAATCAGAATTAGAAGAATCAAGGACTAATGTAATGAATCTTCAAGAAGAAATTGGGAAGTTGGAGAGCGAGATGAAAACTAACATTGCTGATCTCAAAGAAGAATTAGAAGACATGCAGATCCTATGGTCACAAGCTCGAGAAGAATGTGGACATCTCACAAATGAGAACGAAAAGTTACAAGAATCTTTGCAGAATCTTCTTGAAGAGTACAAGACTGTTCAGCACTCAAATTCGGAAATGGAAAGAGAGAACTTGGAACTGCACGAGCGTCATTTGCACCTAGAAGCTCAACTTCACGAATCGCAGAAAAGGTCGTCTAATAGCTTGATAAAGGTTAAAGCTCTAGAAGAAAATCTCAATTCAATGTGGAAAGATTTTTCCTTGGAAGAAGAGAGACTGAATGCTGAACTTAATGAACTCATTCAAGAGAACAAGAAGGAAATTGAGAAACTTGTGCAACAAGAAAGTTTGTCTAATCAAAGGTATTCAGAGAAGTCGACGGAAGTTAAGAGCCTCAAGAAAGAGGTAGAACAACTAACTAAGCAAATTTCTGAAATGGATGAGGAAAGGAGATTAGCTTCTGATGCTGTTAATGAAGTTTCCAGTTTGCGCGCTAATAACGCGATGCTGGTATCTGCACTTGAAGATGTTCAATCAAAATTTACATTGACTGAGAAGGAGCTCAGTAATGTAAGAATAGAGTCTGAGTTGAAGATCCAAGATTCAAGACGAAGTTTTGAGAAGTTGACGGTTGACCATGAAAAGATTTTGAAACTTCTGCCGAATTATAGGGCAAATGAGGAAAAGCTCAAGACAGCGATTAATGACCTTGAGTTGCAGCTCACTCTTTCGCGCTATGAACACCAAAAGCTTCATGAAGAGAGTGCTAATCTTAAATGTCAGTTGCAAAAAACAAAGGAACTTCAGGAAGACGTCGACTATCTGAAGAGCGAGCTGAAGGAATGTAGGTctgaaaaggaaaagttagaaGCATCACAGAATATTATATCCGTAGATTATGAAAAAATGAAGGCCGAGAAGGCCTCTTCTGCCGGTAAGATCTCCGATTTTCAAAAAATCTTGGCTGAGTTGGAGAACAGCAATAAAAACAGAATTTGCTTGGAACAAAAACTTGAGCAAATGGAAAGTGATTTAACCGAAAAGGAGAAATTCTGCGCACAAGTGGCTGGTTTGAAAAATGAGCTTAGCGAAACTAAGAGAGAAAATGATCAATATCAGCAGAAAATACATAAGATGAAGGAGGAGAAGGATAACTTCTTGAGAAAAGTTCAAGCACTTGAAGCAGAAGTGAAAATGATGGAGGAGGAGAAAAAACTATATGCTAAAAAG TTTGAACAGAACAATACTCCAAAGAGCACCAATAAGTACACTAACTTCAATAGAGTACATCAAAAGCTTAATCAGTCGCAAGAACTTCTGGTGGATCGACTTCATTCAGATCGGAAGTATAGCGAATCAGAG GGTGAAAATGGTTCCGCCGATGGAATTGCTTATTCTGCGGAAGTCGATTTTTTGGCTAGAATACAGTTGCTTGAGAACAAGCTTGCTGAAGCATTAGAGGCAAATAAGAAGTACAAAATTCAGCTTCAAAG GCTTAAGACCGAGGAACGAAAAGGGCATTCACCTTCTTCCAGGAAACCAGACGGGGACAGCGAAATGGTGAAAAGGTTTGAACGTACGAAGACTTCACTAGAAACGGAATTAAAAGACATTCGAGAGCGTTACTTTCAAATGAGTCTTAAATATGCTGAAGTTGAAGCACAAAGAGAGGATCTTGTTATGAAACTAAAGGCAGCTAAGAGTGGAAAGAGGTGGTTTTCTTGA